One segment of Microbacterium arborescens DNA contains the following:
- a CDS encoding PRD domain-containing protein: MDLDDVAPPPRGTVVHKVLNNNVVITVDEHGRERVLMGRGLGFQLKPSDTLDPDKVEKTFILDAGDAGERERQLLTDVPYPVVEAVTRAVDEAERRLGHHLDRFFTMAVIDHIQFVLERLDNGIRIPATNMPELRVLHPHEFSAAQRMATAISESLDRELPAEEAVFLTMHLLNATRDEPNGTAALLFRRLQHVVMTVENGLGVKLDTDSPDYARFILHIQFLLQRLVSKTMLRSADTSFFEFAKHSYPRSYAIAEEVKAYVRAATESELTDEELLYVIVHVERLATQVGANAAGQDSGPVLP, encoded by the coding sequence ATGGACCTCGACGACGTCGCCCCGCCCCCGCGCGGCACCGTCGTGCACAAAGTGCTGAACAACAACGTCGTCATCACCGTCGACGAGCACGGCCGCGAGCGCGTGCTCATGGGGCGCGGGCTCGGATTCCAGTTGAAGCCGTCCGACACCCTCGACCCCGACAAGGTCGAGAAGACGTTCATCCTCGACGCCGGGGATGCCGGCGAGCGCGAGCGCCAGCTGCTCACCGACGTTCCCTACCCGGTCGTCGAAGCCGTCACGCGCGCCGTCGACGAGGCCGAGCGCCGTCTCGGCCACCACCTCGACCGGTTCTTCACGATGGCCGTCATCGACCACATCCAGTTCGTGCTCGAACGCCTCGACAACGGCATCCGCATCCCGGCGACGAACATGCCCGAGCTCCGCGTGCTGCACCCGCACGAGTTCTCCGCGGCGCAGCGCATGGCTACCGCCATCTCCGAGTCGCTCGACCGTGAGCTGCCCGCCGAAGAGGCGGTCTTCCTGACGATGCACCTGCTCAACGCGACCCGCGACGAGCCCAACGGCACAGCGGCCCTGCTCTTCCGGCGGCTGCAGCACGTCGTCATGACGGTCGAGAACGGTCTCGGCGTCAAGCTCGACACCGACAGCCCCGACTACGCGCGTTTCATCCTGCACATCCAGTTCCTGCTCCAACGCCTGGTGTCCAAGACGATGCTGCGCAGCGCCGACACGTCGTTCTTCGAGTTCGCCAAGCACAGCTATCCGCGCTCGTACGCGATCGCCGAAGAGGTCAAGGCGTACGTCCGCGCGGCCACCGAGTCGGAGCTGACCGACGAGGAGCTGCTGTACGTCATCGTGCACGTCGAGCGCCTCGCGACCCAGGTCGGCGCGAACGCCGCTGGCCAAGACTCCGGTCCCGTGCTACCGTGA
- the rlmN gene encoding 23S rRNA (adenine(2503)-C(2))-methyltransferase RlmN — protein sequence MTDSEPVRETASSVRETASSVRETSTPVRSTKPRQVRPATEGWSQQKDETGRPLLQFASPKRGKPPVHLADLTPEQRVEKVKELGMPGFRAKQIEKHYFRHFTSDAAEMTDLPAAGRDELIAGLLPPLLTEVRRLETDRGDTIKFLWKLHDGALVESVLMRYTGRITLCVSSQAGCGMNCPFCATGQAGLTRNMSAAEIVEQVVRANRLIADGGLGDPRKVGHEGERVTNIVFMGMGEPLANYARVMQAVRTMVDKDHGIGMSARGITVSTVGLVPAIQKLTKEDIPVTFALSLHAPDDQLRDELIPVNSRWKVDEALDAAKAYFDQTGRRVSIEYALIKDMNDHAWRADLLAEKLNARGRGWVHVNPIPLNPTPGSIWTSSEPEVQDEFVRRLNEAGIPTTLRDTRGKEIDGACGQLVATEDDQRAADTVPAG from the coding sequence ATGACCGACTCAGAGCCCGTGCGCGAGACCGCGTCGTCCGTGCGCGAGACCGCGTCGTCCGTGCGCGAGACCTCGACGCCCGTGCGCTCCACCAAGCCGCGTCAGGTGCGTCCGGCGACCGAGGGCTGGTCGCAGCAGAAGGATGAGACGGGTCGTCCGCTGCTGCAGTTCGCGAGCCCGAAGCGTGGCAAGCCGCCGGTCCACCTCGCCGACCTCACGCCCGAGCAGCGCGTCGAGAAGGTGAAGGAGCTCGGCATGCCCGGCTTCCGTGCCAAGCAGATCGAGAAGCACTACTTCCGGCACTTCACCTCCGACGCCGCGGAGATGACCGACCTGCCTGCCGCGGGGCGCGACGAGCTCATCGCGGGTCTGCTGCCGCCGCTGCTGACGGAGGTGCGCCGGCTCGAGACCGACCGCGGCGACACCATCAAGTTCCTGTGGAAGCTCCACGACGGCGCCCTCGTCGAGTCGGTGCTCATGCGCTACACCGGCCGCATCACGCTGTGCGTGTCGAGCCAGGCCGGCTGCGGCATGAACTGCCCGTTCTGCGCGACCGGCCAGGCGGGTCTGACCCGCAACATGTCGGCCGCCGAGATCGTCGAGCAGGTCGTCCGCGCCAACCGCCTCATCGCCGACGGCGGCCTCGGCGACCCCCGCAAGGTGGGTCATGAGGGCGAACGCGTGACGAACATCGTGTTCATGGGCATGGGTGAGCCGCTCGCGAACTACGCGCGCGTCATGCAGGCCGTGCGCACGATGGTCGACAAGGACCACGGCATCGGCATGAGCGCGCGCGGCATCACGGTGTCGACGGTGGGACTCGTGCCGGCGATCCAGAAGCTGACGAAGGAGGACATCCCCGTCACCTTCGCGCTCTCGCTGCACGCCCCCGACGACCAGCTGCGCGACGAGCTCATCCCCGTCAACTCGCGATGGAAGGTCGACGAGGCGCTCGACGCCGCGAAGGCCTACTTCGACCAGACCGGTCGTCGCGTGTCGATCGAGTACGCCCTCATCAAGGACATGAACGACCACGCCTGGCGGGCCGACCTGCTGGCCGAGAAGCTGAACGCGCGGGGCCGCGGCTGGGTCCATGTGAACCCGATCCCGCTGAACCCGACGCCCGGTTCGATCTGGACCTCGTCCGAGCCCGAGGTGCAGGACGAGTTCGTGCGACGGCTCAACGAGGCCGGCATCCCGACGACCCTCCGCGACACCCGCGGCAAGGAGATCGACGGCGCGTGCGGTCAGCTCGTCGCGACCGAGGACGACCAGCGCGCGGCCGACACCGTTCCCGCCGGTTGA
- a CDS encoding aldo/keto reductase family protein: protein MVEYRYLGNSGFKVSEITYGNWVTHASQVENDAAIATVHKALDLGITSFDTADAYANTAAEVVLGEALKGQPRETLEIFTKVYWPTGRKGPNDQGLSRKHIFDSINGSLRRLGVDYVDLYQAHRYDYETPLEETMQAFADIVRQGKALYIGVSEWTAEQLREGHALATKLGFQLVSNQPQYSALWRVIEGKVIPASQELGISQIVWSPLAQGVLTGKYQPGQPVPEGSRATDEKSGANFIKRFLNDEVLTAVQKLKPIADEAGLTVAQLSLAWVLHNENIAAALVGASRPEQLEDTVKASGVKLEQSAYDAINDALAGVAVTDPAETDKVSPKTRPA, encoded by the coding sequence ATGGTTGAGTATCGCTACCTCGGCAACAGTGGATTCAAGGTCTCGGAGATCACGTACGGCAACTGGGTGACGCACGCGTCGCAGGTGGAGAACGACGCGGCCATCGCGACCGTCCACAAGGCGCTGGACCTCGGCATCACCTCGTTCGACACCGCAGACGCGTACGCCAACACGGCCGCGGAGGTCGTGCTCGGCGAGGCGCTGAAGGGTCAGCCGCGCGAGACGCTCGAGATCTTCACGAAGGTGTACTGGCCGACCGGCCGCAAGGGACCGAACGACCAGGGGCTCTCGCGCAAGCACATCTTCGACAGCATCAACGGGTCGCTCCGCCGCCTCGGCGTCGATTACGTCGACCTTTATCAGGCGCACCGGTACGACTACGAGACGCCGCTCGAAGAGACGATGCAGGCCTTCGCCGACATCGTCCGCCAGGGCAAGGCGCTCTACATCGGCGTCAGCGAGTGGACGGCGGAGCAGCTTCGCGAGGGCCACGCCCTCGCGACGAAGCTCGGGTTCCAGCTCGTCTCGAACCAGCCGCAGTACTCGGCGCTCTGGCGCGTCATCGAGGGCAAGGTCATCCCCGCCTCGCAGGAGCTCGGCATTTCTCAGATCGTCTGGTCGCCGCTCGCGCAGGGCGTGCTGACCGGGAAGTACCAGCCCGGCCAGCCCGTGCCCGAGGGGTCGCGCGCGACCGATGAGAAGAGCGGCGCGAACTTCATCAAGCGCTTCCTGAACGACGAGGTGCTCACGGCCGTCCAGAAGCTGAAGCCGATCGCCGACGAGGCGGGCCTCACTGTCGCGCAGCTCTCGCTCGCGTGGGTGCTGCACAACGAGAACATCGCGGCGGCGCTCGTCGGCGCCTCGCGCCCCGAGCAGCTGGAGGACACCGTCAAGGCCTCGGGCGTGAAGCTCGAGCAGTCGGCGTACGACGCGATCAACGACGCCCTCGCCGGCGTCGCGGTGACCGACCCGGCCGAGACCGACAAGGTCTCGCCGAAGACGCGCCCGGCCTGA
- a CDS encoding glycoside hydrolase family 1 protein: MSTTTFPDGFLWGGATAANQLEGAYDEGGKGLSVQDVMPRGIVGARTDEPTPDNLKLVGIDFYHRYADDIALFAKMGFKTFRFSIAWSRIFPKGDETEPNEAGLAFYDRVLDELEKHGIEPLVTISHYETPLHLAETYDGWTDRRLIGFYENYARTLFERYGARVKYWLTFNEINSLLHAPFMSGGINTPKDELTEQQLYQAMHHELVASARATRIAREVAPSAQIGCMVLSMPVYPLSPSPADALEVMSFDHSNLVYGDVHTRGAYPGYFLRTLAEKGIELDITDEDRDDLTNTVDFVSFSYYMSVAATADPAKKVTGEGNIMGGVPNPTLEASEWGWQIDPVGLRLVLNQFWDRWQKPLFIVENGLGAKDELVEVDGVKTVVDDYRIAYLNDHLVQVGEAIADGVEVLGYTSWGCIDLVSASTAQLSKRYGFIYVDRNDDGTGSLERYEKKSFGWYAEVIRTNGASLTR; encoded by the coding sequence ATGAGCACCACCACCTTCCCCGACGGATTCCTCTGGGGCGGCGCGACTGCCGCGAACCAGCTCGAGGGCGCCTACGACGAAGGCGGCAAGGGACTCTCGGTGCAGGACGTCATGCCCCGCGGCATCGTCGGCGCCCGCACCGACGAGCCGACCCCCGACAACCTCAAGCTCGTGGGCATCGACTTCTACCACCGCTACGCCGACGACATCGCCCTCTTCGCCAAGATGGGCTTCAAGACGTTCCGCTTCTCCATCGCCTGGAGCCGCATCTTCCCGAAGGGCGACGAGACCGAGCCGAACGAAGCGGGCCTCGCCTTCTACGACCGCGTGCTCGACGAGCTCGAGAAGCACGGCATCGAGCCGCTCGTCACCATCTCGCACTACGAGACGCCCCTCCACCTCGCCGAGACCTACGACGGATGGACCGACCGCCGGCTCATCGGCTTCTACGAGAACTACGCGCGCACGCTCTTCGAGCGGTACGGCGCACGGGTGAAGTACTGGCTCACCTTCAACGAGATCAACTCGCTTCTTCACGCGCCCTTCATGTCGGGCGGCATCAACACCCCGAAGGACGAGCTGACCGAGCAGCAGCTCTATCAGGCGATGCACCACGAGCTCGTGGCATCCGCCCGTGCGACGCGCATCGCGCGCGAGGTCGCCCCGAGCGCGCAGATCGGATGCATGGTGCTGTCGATGCCCGTGTACCCCCTCTCGCCCTCGCCCGCCGACGCCCTCGAGGTCATGTCGTTCGACCACTCGAACCTCGTCTACGGCGACGTGCACACGCGCGGCGCATACCCCGGGTACTTCCTCCGTACGCTCGCCGAGAAGGGCATCGAGCTCGACATCACCGACGAAGACCGAGACGACCTGACCAACACGGTCGACTTCGTCTCGTTCAGCTACTACATGTCGGTCGCCGCGACCGCCGACCCGGCGAAGAAGGTCACCGGCGAGGGCAACATCATGGGCGGCGTCCCGAACCCCACGCTCGAGGCGAGCGAGTGGGGCTGGCAGATCGACCCCGTGGGCCTGCGCCTCGTGCTCAACCAGTTCTGGGACCGCTGGCAGAAGCCGCTGTTCATCGTCGAGAACGGGCTGGGCGCCAAGGACGAGCTCGTCGAGGTCGACGGTGTCAAGACGGTGGTCGACGACTACCGCATCGCCTACCTCAACGACCACCTCGTGCAGGTTGGCGAGGCGATCGCCGACGGCGTCGAGGTGCTCGGCTACACCTCGTGGGGCTGCATCGACCTCGTCAGCGCCTCGACCGCGCAGCTGAGCAAGCGGTACGGCTTCATCTACGTCGACCGCAACGACGACGGCACCGGTTCGCTCGAGCGCTACGAGAAGAAGTCGTTCGGCTGGTACGCCGAGGTCATCCGCACGAACGGCGCCTCGCTCACTCGCTGA
- a CDS encoding NUDIX domain-containing protein: MVTTSAGILPYRIAADGTVSALVAHMGGPFWSAKDAGAWSIVKGEYDPDGETALDAARREFREELGLEAPDGPYAELGTFSYSSGKRITVFVVDGADLDVSGAVFGEFEMEWPPRSGRTASFPEVDRVEWVDLGRARELLVKGQRPALDRLADLVHGENSPSP; the protein is encoded by the coding sequence GTGGTCACGACGAGCGCCGGCATCCTGCCCTACCGCATCGCTGCGGACGGCACGGTGTCGGCGCTCGTCGCGCACATGGGCGGGCCGTTCTGGTCGGCCAAGGATGCCGGGGCGTGGTCGATCGTAAAAGGCGAGTACGACCCCGACGGCGAGACGGCGCTGGATGCCGCACGACGCGAGTTCCGTGAGGAACTCGGGCTCGAGGCGCCTGATGGTCCGTACGCCGAGCTGGGCACCTTCTCGTACTCGTCGGGCAAGCGCATCACGGTGTTCGTCGTCGACGGCGCCGATCTCGACGTCTCGGGTGCCGTTTTCGGCGAGTTCGAGATGGAGTGGCCGCCGCGGTCGGGCCGTACGGCATCCTTTCCGGAGGTCGACCGCGTCGAGTGGGTCGACCTCGGCCGTGCCCGCGAGCTGCTCGTGAAGGGACAGCGGCCGGCGCTCGATCGGCTCGCCGATCTCGTGCATGGGGAGAACTCCCCATCGCCGTGA
- a CDS encoding beta-glucoside-specific PTS transporter subunit IIABC, giving the protein MDYSKTAAGVLEGVGGEANVNSLVHCATRLRFVLKDESKANTAAVKAVPGVVTVAQAGGQYQVVIGNDVPDVFAEIGKISKLGAGSGSDAAESEGPKGNLFNRFISMISAIFTPLLWALAGTGLLKAFLAAAVTFGWITTDNSTYAVLNALSDGLINFLPMALAFTAARYFKANEFTAFAIAAALLYPTITPLVGVEGLTFFGIPFTMVTYVSSVIPIIVIVWLQSHAEKFLYAKLPGAVRRFVTPMIVVLIAVPIVFVVIGPISAILSGALGNGIGWVFENAPWAGGAIMGGFWQVFVIFGLHWGLVPLFTLEYQTTGQILLIGPVFAAVLAQAAAVAGVWVRARNKNLKSLAAPATLSGFLAGITEPAIYGINLPLKRPFAFGIVGGVIGGAIIAMGGVFSTAFVVPSGLALPALFGNGNMVMLIIGLAAAIIIPFLLTAIVGFTEPEEDAAPSAAPAASGNDVVVLSPVDGTVVPLSETPDAAFAEGSLGDGVAIKPRSGAVYAPFDAVVAAAFPTGHAIGLRHADGAEVLIHIGIDTVKLAGAHFDVKVTTGQEVKAGALLVEFDGDAIERAGYDLTTPVIVTNGELYPALTDQASGPIAHGEPLFTAVSVESALAN; this is encoded by the coding sequence ATGGATTACTCGAAGACCGCGGCCGGCGTCCTGGAGGGCGTCGGCGGCGAGGCGAACGTGAACTCCCTCGTCCACTGCGCGACGCGTCTGCGTTTCGTGCTGAAGGACGAGTCGAAGGCGAACACCGCCGCCGTCAAGGCCGTGCCCGGTGTCGTCACCGTCGCCCAGGCCGGCGGCCAGTACCAGGTCGTCATCGGCAACGACGTGCCCGACGTCTTCGCCGAGATCGGCAAGATCTCGAAGCTCGGCGCCGGCTCCGGCTCCGACGCCGCGGAATCAGAGGGCCCGAAGGGCAACCTCTTCAACCGCTTCATCTCGATGATCTCCGCGATCTTCACGCCGCTGCTGTGGGCCCTGGCGGGCACGGGTCTGCTCAAGGCATTCCTCGCCGCAGCGGTCACCTTCGGCTGGATCACCACCGACAACTCGACCTACGCGGTGCTCAACGCCCTGTCGGACGGCCTCATCAACTTCCTGCCGATGGCGCTCGCCTTCACGGCCGCGCGGTACTTCAAGGCGAACGAATTCACCGCCTTCGCCATCGCGGCGGCGCTGCTCTACCCGACGATCACACCGCTCGTCGGCGTCGAGGGCCTGACGTTCTTCGGCATCCCCTTCACGATGGTCACCTACGTCTCGAGCGTCATCCCGATCATCGTGATCGTGTGGCTGCAGAGCCACGCCGAGAAGTTCCTGTACGCGAAGCTCCCCGGTGCCGTGCGCCGCTTCGTCACCCCGATGATCGTCGTGCTCATCGCCGTGCCGATCGTGTTCGTGGTCATCGGCCCGATCTCCGCGATCCTCAGTGGCGCACTCGGCAACGGCATCGGCTGGGTCTTCGAGAACGCTCCGTGGGCCGGTGGCGCCATCATGGGCGGTTTCTGGCAGGTCTTCGTCATCTTCGGCCTGCACTGGGGTCTCGTGCCGCTGTTCACGCTGGAGTACCAGACCACCGGCCAGATCCTGCTCATCGGCCCGGTCTTCGCAGCCGTCCTCGCGCAGGCCGCCGCGGTCGCCGGTGTCTGGGTGCGCGCGCGCAACAAGAACCTCAAGTCGCTCGCGGCTCCCGCCACGCTGTCGGGCTTCCTGGCCGGAATCACCGAGCCCGCCATCTACGGCATCAACCTGCCCCTCAAGCGCCCCTTCGCCTTCGGCATCGTCGGCGGTGTGATCGGTGGCGCGATCATCGCGATGGGCGGCGTGTTCTCGACTGCGTTCGTCGTACCCTCGGGCCTCGCCCTTCCGGCCCTGTTCGGCAACGGCAACATGGTCATGCTCATCATCGGCCTCGCCGCCGCGATCATCATCCCGTTCCTGCTCACCGCCATCGTCGGATTCACGGAGCCCGAAGAGGATGCCGCGCCGTCGGCCGCTCCCGCCGCGTCCGGCAACGACGTCGTCGTGCTGAGCCCCGTCGACGGCACGGTCGTGCCGCTCAGCGAGACCCCCGATGCGGCCTTCGCCGAGGGCAGCCTCGGTGACGGCGTCGCGATCAAGCCGCGCTCGGGTGCCGTCTACGCCCCCTTCGACGCGGTCGTCGCCGCCGCGTTCCCGACCGGTCACGCGATCGGACTCCGTCACGCCGACGGCGCCGAGGTGCTCATCCACATCGGCATCGACACGGTCAAGCTCGCCGGTGCGCACTTCGACGTCAAGGTCACCACCGGCCAGGAGGTCAAGGCCGGCGCCCTGCTCGTCGAGTTCGACGGCGATGCGATCGAGCGTGCGGGCTACGACCTCACCACGCCGGTCATCGTCACCAACGGCGAGCTGTACCCCGCCCTGACCGACCAGGCGTCCGGCCCGATCGCGCACGGCGAGCCGCTGTTCACGGCGGTCTCGGTCGAGTCCGCGCTCGCGAACTGA